A region from the Riemerella anatipestifer genome encodes:
- a CDS encoding lysophospholipid acyltransferase family protein → MSLISKKDLIKAAGLDKIGFLKSPIASIIMRLTRINQVNALYDKIKHTEGRDFFKAFVKERNLKYIVFEEDLQKIPKTGPFILVANHPLGAIDGILMCKILTEIRPDFKIMGNFLLEKIEPMKPFVIPVNPFEGRKEIRSSLQGMKATLKHLEEGGCVGIFPAGEVSNKNNSFAQIMDKEWEKPALKLMKKAKVPIVPMYFHAKNSKLFYAMSKIHPDLQTLMLPSEMMNKREKPIRVRIGKPVSVKIIEDCDSVEEMEHLLQKKICLMKTYYDKRQSLADLMKLPNLNLKIPNKSENIVQNIIDETPQEGLIKEIETLKSEGKMLFDSGNYEVFFSSYQEIPSIMREIGRQRELTFRAVGEGSNLPFDLDEYDKHYHHLFLWDKEAQKLAGAYRMALGKEVMKKHGIKGFYTSSLFEFDQELQPFFRKVIEMGRAYISMEYQQKPFPLFLLWKGIVHVCLRNPDHKFLMGGVSISNKFSEFSKSLMIDFMRSHYYDSAVAQYIHPRNEFKIKLKERDKNLFFDGIDSDLGKLDKLIDDLEPEMRLPVLIKKYIKQNAKVISFNVDPNFNDAIDGLMYIRISDLPESTIKPVLEEMSEQLSSEEQKK, encoded by the coding sequence ATGAGTCTCATTTCTAAAAAGGATTTAATAAAAGCTGCTGGTTTAGACAAAATAGGATTTTTAAAATCTCCTATTGCTTCTATAATTATGCGTTTAACGAGGATTAATCAAGTTAATGCTCTCTATGACAAAATAAAACATACTGAAGGCAGAGACTTCTTTAAAGCTTTTGTTAAGGAAAGAAATTTAAAGTACATCGTCTTTGAGGAAGATTTACAAAAAATACCTAAAACAGGACCTTTCATATTAGTTGCTAATCACCCTCTGGGAGCGATAGACGGCATACTAATGTGTAAAATCTTAACCGAAATTCGTCCTGATTTTAAAATTATGGGCAATTTTCTCTTAGAGAAAATTGAACCTATGAAACCTTTTGTAATCCCTGTAAACCCTTTTGAAGGCAGAAAAGAAATTCGCAGTAGTTTGCAAGGAATGAAAGCTACCTTAAAACATCTAGAAGAAGGTGGTTGCGTAGGTATATTCCCGGCGGGAGAGGTTTCTAACAAGAATAACTCTTTTGCTCAAATCATGGATAAAGAATGGGAAAAGCCAGCACTTAAACTTATGAAAAAGGCTAAAGTCCCAATAGTCCCAATGTATTTTCATGCTAAAAATAGTAAACTTTTTTACGCAATGTCTAAAATACACCCTGATTTGCAAACTCTAATGCTTCCATCTGAAATGATGAACAAAAGAGAAAAACCTATTAGAGTAAGAATTGGGAAACCTGTTTCTGTAAAAATCATAGAAGACTGTGACTCCGTGGAGGAAATGGAACATTTGTTACAAAAGAAAATTTGCCTTATGAAAACTTATTATGACAAAAGGCAATCGTTGGCAGACTTAATGAAGCTCCCAAACCTCAATTTAAAGATTCCGAACAAGTCGGAAAATATCGTTCAAAACATCATAGACGAAACACCTCAGGAAGGCCTAATTAAGGAGATAGAAACCCTAAAAAGTGAAGGAAAAATGCTCTTTGATAGCGGAAACTATGAAGTCTTTTTCAGTTCTTATCAAGAGATACCTTCCATTATGAGAGAAATAGGCAGACAAAGAGAACTTACCTTCCGTGCAGTAGGAGAAGGCAGCAACCTTCCTTTTGATTTAGATGAATATGATAAGCATTATCATCACCTTTTCTTATGGGATAAAGAAGCCCAAAAACTCGCAGGTGCTTACAGGATGGCTCTAGGAAAAGAGGTGATGAAAAAACACGGCATTAAAGGTTTTTATACCAGCTCTCTTTTCGAGTTTGACCAAGAGCTACAACCATTCTTCCGAAAAGTAATAGAAATGGGAAGAGCTTATATCTCTATGGAGTATCAGCAAAAACCTTTCCCTCTATTTCTTCTTTGGAAAGGCATCGTGCATGTTTGTTTAAGAAACCCTGATCACAAATTTCTAATGGGTGGTGTAAGTATCAGCAACAAATTTTCGGAGTTTTCTAAATCACTTATGATAGACTTTATGCGTTCTCACTACTATGATTCCGCTGTTGCCCAATACATACACCCAAGAAATGAGTTTAAAATTAAACTAAAAGAAAGAGATAAAAATCTATTTTTTGATGGCATAGACTCAGATTTAGGAAAGTTAGACAAACTCATTGATGATTTGGAGCCAGAAATGAGATTACCTGTATTGATAAAGAAATACATTAAGCAAAATGCTAAGGTTATCTCCTTTAATGTAGACCCAAACTTTAATGATGCTATTGATGGATTGATGTATATCCGCATCAGCGACCTCCCTGAAAGCACTATTAAACCTGTATTGGAGGAAATGAGCGAACAACTAAGTTCCGAAGAGCAAAAAAAATAA
- a CDS encoding DUF3575 domain-containing protein, producing MKNIAIILFLGLTTLTPAQSTQEETNTTKSKSLYIKGNVLTLPLSILNGGLEYQLAPKYTIQGDILISPWKSAFGNHMQIYMGHLEGRYYFKEAFNGWYVGANVGGGVFDMTKWNYLDTKKYQRGFNYMIGAVVGYQYQWKDKWNIDFFLGGGTSQGFYHGYEPTEEPPHFLKRYESHSGKWNKSGEWIPYRGGIMISYKLR from the coding sequence ATGAAAAATATAGCCATTATACTTTTTTTAGGTTTGACAACTCTAACACCAGCACAGTCTACCCAAGAAGAGACAAATACAACAAAGTCTAAATCTTTATATATTAAAGGAAACGTCCTCACTCTACCGCTATCCATCCTCAATGGAGGACTAGAGTATCAATTAGCACCCAAGTACACTATACAGGGAGATATCCTTATTTCACCTTGGAAATCTGCATTTGGCAATCATATGCAAATTTACATGGGACATTTGGAAGGTAGATATTATTTTAAGGAAGCATTTAATGGTTGGTATGTTGGAGCAAATGTTGGAGGCGGAGTTTTTGATATGACCAAATGGAATTACCTTGACACAAAAAAATATCAAAGAGGATTTAATTATATGATAGGTGCTGTAGTTGGATACCAATACCAATGGAAAGATAAATGGAATATAGACTTTTTCTTAGGTGGAGGAACTTCACAGGGCTTTTATCACGGTTACGAACCAACAGAGGAACCACCACATTTCTTGAAAAGATATGAGAGTCACTCTGGAAAATGGAATAAAAGTGGAGAATGGATTCCTTACAGAGGCGGTATTATGATTTCATACAAATTAAGATAA